A genomic stretch from Scatophagus argus isolate fScaArg1 chromosome 19, fScaArg1.pri, whole genome shotgun sequence includes:
- the zbtb1 gene encoding zinc finger and BTB domain-containing protein 1: MARPSHSDHVLQQLNNQREWGFLCDCLIAIGDIYFRAHKAVLAACSSYFRMMFIRDQQGAGRLDLSNMQISAECFDLILQLMYLGRIVVGSYEFDELKASMAYLQMYYIPDSLEDLRDIRSSNLTPSSSASSSSSSSTGPVGGKMMFGVRMYEQQRPPAPDAERLPKAVNSTAVRPAVSATVSRPVVVEEVVNTPLIVAPLVVDGGVEQPCDLRKRSSGKSSTLKDRPRFGRTYTCDDCGFVFSCEKLLIEHILTCTNRKAFHQPRGNTEGDNDSSKAESSTSESTEEPRVICKGEDEWPEAKANTELAIRSVAAGTDGESGSTRSISIKTEPEENTFPEIEVVRVGEHTNRDCSARFNEATRKDMQREKTGSDREPEPGVSGMDNSNEPFEGHMSSSEDSTVPAKLRKVKDEKQDTDCAPCELCGALLPEEDKSAHYLSNHMGHICACGRCGQVLIKGRQLQEHAERCGETQGGESDSHGEDEASLLEEPQGMEEGLLEAADLACSHCGLLFQNESLALEHALSCHDQELFRPVLLEEGGEADHRRKHFCSICGKGFYQRCHLREHYTVHTKEKQFTCQTCGKQFLRERQLRLHTDMHKGMARYVCPVCDQGTFLKHDHVRHMISHLSAGETICQVCFQIFPGGEQLEKHMDVHLYICGVCGEKFRLRKDMRSHYNSKHTKRL, from the coding sequence ATGGCGAGGCCGAGCCACAGCGATcatgtcctccagcagctcaaCAACCAGCGGGAGTGGGGCTTCCTGTGTGACTGTCTCATTGCCATCGGTGACATCTATTTTAGGGCACACAAGGCTGTCCTGGCGGCCTGCAGCTCCTACTTCAGGATGATGTTCATCCGCGACCAGCAGGGGGCGGGCCGCCTGGACCTCAGTAACATGCAGATCAGTGCAGAGTGCTTCGACCTCATCCTGCAGCTCATGTACCTCGGACGCATTGTTGTGGGGAGCTATGAATTCGATGAGCTCAAGGCTTCCATGGCGTACCTGCAGATGTACTACATCCCAGACTCGCTGGAGGATCTCAGGGACATCAGGAGCTCCAACCTCACCCCATCCTCCTCGGCCTCCTCCTCGTCCAGTTCTTCGACCGGCCCTGTTGGTGGGAAAATGATGTTTGGGGTGCGCATGTATGAGCAGCAGAGGCCTCCGGCACCAGATGCAGAGCGTCTACCAAAAGCTGTCAACAGTACTGCTGTGCGTCCAGCTGTTTCAGCGACTGTCAGCAGACCAgttgtggtggaggaggtggtgaacACACCTCTCATAGTGGCACCGTTGGTGGTGGATGGAGGAGTCGAGCAGCCATGCGATTTGAGAAAGAGGTCCAGCGGCAAGAGTTCGACTCTCAAAGACCGTCCACGGTTTGGCCGCACCTACACCTGCGATGACTGCGGCTTTGTCTTCAGCTGCGAAAAGCTTCTGATTGAACACATCCTGACCTGCACTAACAGGAAGGCCTTTCATCAGCCGAGAGGGAACACTGAAGGTGACAATGACTCCAGCAAAGCTGAGAGCTCCACCTCTGAGAGCACAGAAGAACCCAGGGTCATCTGTAAAGGCGAGGATGAATGGCCCGAGGCCAAGGCCAACACTGAGCTCGCCATCAGGTCGGTGGCAGCAGGGACAGACGGTGAGTCCGGATCAACTCGCAGCATCTCCATTAAGACAGAACCAGAAGAAAATACTTTCCCTGAGATAGAAGTGGTCCGGGTCGGTGaacacaccaacagagactgTAGCGCACGCTTTAATGAAGCCACACGTAAAGATATGCAGAGGGAGAAAACTGGATCAGACCGAGAACCAGAGCCCGGTGTCTCAGGTATGGATAACAGCAACGAGCCTTTTGAAGGCCACATGTCCAGCAGTGAAGATTCAACAGTCCCTGCAAAGCTTCGTAAGGTCAAAGACGAGAAGCAGGACACCGACTGTGCCCCCTGTGAACTCTGTGGTGCTCTGTTACCAGAGGAGGATAAGTCGGCCCACTATCTGTCCAACCACATGGGCCATATATGTGCCTGTGGGAGGTGTGGCCAGGTTCTGATCAAAGGCCGCCAGCTCCAGGAACATGCAGAGCGCTGTGGTGAAACGCAGGGCGGCGAGTCAGATTCCCACGGGGAGGATGAGGCGTCCCTGCTCGAGGAGCCACAGGGGATGGAGGAGGGGCTGCTGGAGGCGGCCGACCTGGCCTGCTCTCACTGCGGTCTGCTGTTCCAGAATGAGAGCCTGGCACTGGAGCACGCCCTGTCCTGCCACGATCAGGAGCTGTTCCGCCcggtgctgctggaggagggcGGAGAAGCCGATCACCGCCGCAAACACTTCTGCAGCATCTGTGGCAAAGGCTTTTACCAGCGTTGCCACCTGCGGGAGCACTACACCGTCCACACCAAGGAGAAGCAGTTCACCTGCCAGACCTGCGGGAAGCAGTTCCTGCGGGAGCGCCAGCTCAGGCTGCACACCGACATGCACAAAGGCATGGCACGCTATGTGTGCCCCGTCTGCGACCAGGGAACGTTCCTCAAACACGACCACGTCCGACACATGATCTCCCACCTGTCGGCCGGGGAAACCATCTGCCAGGTGTGCTTTCAGATCTTCCCTGGTGGAGAACAGCTGGAGAAACACATGGACGTCCACCTGTACATCTGCGGCGTCTGTGGTGAGAAGTTCCGTCTCCGTAAAGACATGAGGAGCCACTATAACTCCAAGCACACCAAGAGACTATAG
- the LOC124050708 gene encoding complement C1q tumor necrosis factor-related protein 3-like has product MSCWFLFLLVACAVVGAQILIIENEDGLLLNPEKTTVDDMRILLLQLKARVETLEKQLEDRDKGQVAFSASLFTTEDWTHHGPFNTETTLVFRKVMTNIGNGYNPNTGIFTAPVKGLYYIRFTGCVGSSGAMNTALIKNGQNMFAIYDSRGTHGSASNGMTMVLEPGDQLSITLWPGKSIFDQSRLSTFSGFLIFPM; this is encoded by the exons ATGTCCTGCTGGTTTCTGTTCCTGTTGGTGGCATGTGCTGTGGTCGGAGCTCAGATTCTTATCATCGAAAATGAAGATGGTCTGCTTTTAAATCCAGAGAAAACAACAGTAGACGACATGAGAATCCTGCTGCTACAGCTGAAAGCCAGAGTGGAGACCCTGGAGAAACAGCTTGAAGACAGAG ATAAAGGCCAGGTGGCGTTTTCGGCCTCCCTCTTCACTACTGAGGATTGGACCCATCATGGGCCTTTTAACACTGAGACCACGCTGGTGTTCAGGAAGGTGATGACAAACATCGGAAATGGTTACAACCCGAACACGG GCATCTTCACAGCCCCTGTGAAGGGGCTCTACTACATCCGGTTCACGGGCTGTGTTGGCTCCTCGGGGGCCATGAACACAGCGCTGATAAAGAACGGTCAGAACATGTTTGCCATCTACGACTCCAGGGGCACCCATGGCAGCGCCTCCAATGGCATGACGATGGTCCTGGAGCCGGGAGACCAGCTCTCCATCACCCTGTGGCCCGGGAAGAGCATCTTTGATCAGAGTCGGCTCAGCACCTTCAGTGGCTTTCTCATCTTCCCAATGTAG
- the myh6 gene encoding myosin-6: MGDSLMAEFGKAAPYLRKSEKERLEAQTRPFDIKTECFVVDDKVEYVKGQIQSKDGGMVTVKKEDGTTVTVRESDVHPQNPPKFDKIEDMAMFTFLHEPAVLFNLKERYAAWMIYTYSGLFCVTVNPYKWLPVYDAEVVAAYRGKKRSEAPPHIFSISDNAYQYMLTDRENQSVLITGESGAGKTVNTKRVIQYFASIAAVGGGGKKDTSKGTLEDQIIQANPALEAFGNAKTLRNDNSSRFGKFIRIHFGTSGKLSSADIETYLLEKSRVTFQLKAERNYHIFYQILSNQKPELLDMLLITNNPYDYSYISQGEVSVASINDSEELIATDSAFDVLGFTPEEKMGVYKLTGAIMHYGNMKFKQKQREEQAEPDGTEAADKSAYLMGLNSADLIKGLCHPRVKVGNEYVTKGQSVDQVYYALGALAKSVYEKMFNWMVVRINQSLDTKQHRQYFIGVLDIAGFEIFDFNTFEQLCINYTNEKLQQFFNHHMFVLEQEEYKKEGIDWEFIDFGMDLQACIDLIEKPLGILSILEEECMFPKASDQTFKSKLYDNHLGKNKMFEKPRAAKGKAEAHFALVHYAGTVDYNITNWLVKNKDPLNETVVGLYQKSSLKLLSLLFSSYSGTDSSDKGGSKGTKKKGSSFQTVSALHRENLNKLMTNLKTTHPHFVRCLIPNERKTPGVMDNCLVMHQLRCNGVLEGIRICRKGFPNRVLYGDFKQRYRILNASAIPEGQFIDCKKSAEKLLGSLDIDHTQYKFGHTKVFFKAGLLGTLEEMRDEQLSRIITRIQANARAILMRAQFAKLVERRDALMVIQWNLRSFLGVKNWPWMKLFFKIKPLLKSAESEKEMANMKDEFNKLKETLEKSETRRKELEEKIVTLLQEKNDLTLQIQSEQDTLTDAEERCEQLIKSKIQLEAKLKEMTERLEDEEELNADLTAKKRKLEDECSELKKDIDDLELTLAKVEKEKHATENKVKNLTEEMASQDENIMKLTKEKKALQEAHQQTLDDLQSEEDKANSLTKAKAKLEQQVDDLEGSLEQEKKVRMDLERSKRKLEGDLKLTQESLMDLENDKQQLEEKLKKKDFEIVQINSRLEDEQVASVQLQKKLKENQARIEELEEELDAERAARAKVEKQRSDLSRELEDISERLEEAGGATSAQVELNKKRDAEFQKLRRELEESTLQHEATAASLRKKHADSVAELGEQIDNLQRVKQKLEKEKSELKLELDDLSSNMESVVKAKSNMEKMCRTMEDNMNEYKNKYEEAQRTINDLTTQRAKLLTENSEFGRQLEEKECLISQLTRGKNSYNQQVEDLRRQLEEEVKAKNALAHAVQSARHDCDLLREQFEEEQEAKAELQRALSKSNTEISAWRTKYETDGIQRTEELEEAKKKLVQRLQEAEEAIEAVNAKCSSLEKTKHRLQNEIEDLMLDLERSNAASAALDKKQRAFDKVMAEWKQKFEESQCELEASQKEARSLSTELFKLRNAYEECLDQLETMKRENKNLQEEISDLTDQLGEGGRSAHELEKIRKQLEQEKAELQSALEEAEGSLEHEESKILRAQLEFNQVKADMERKLAEKDEEMEQAKRNYQRMLESLQSSLESETRSRNESLRVKKKMEGDLNEMEIQLSQANRQAADAQKQLKSLQAFLKDSQLQLDDAQHCNDDLRENIAILERRNNLIQAELEEVRAALEQTERSRKLAEQELTDATERMQLLHSQNTSLINQKKKHEADLLHLQSEIEEAIQENRNAEEKAKKAITDAAMMAEELKKEQDTSAHLERMKKNMEQTIKDLQHRLDEAEQIAMKGGKKQLQKLEARIKELEIELEAEQRRGTESVKGVRKYERRIKELTYQTEEDRKNMARLQDLVDKLQLKVKSYKRAAEEAEEAANSNMAKLRKLQHEMEEAEERADIAESQVNKLRAKTRDGSSKKGLDE; encoded by the coding sequence ATGGGTGACTCTCTGATGGCTGAGTTCGGAAAGGCTGCGCCTTACCTGAGAAAGTCAGAAAAGGAGCGTCTGGAGGCACAGACTCGACCTTTTGACATCAAGACTGAATGTTTTGTAGTCGATGATAAGGTGGAATATGTGAAGGGACAAATCCAAAGCAAAGACGGAGGGATGGTGACTGTCAAGAAGGAGGATGGAACAACAGTAACTGTGAGGGAGTCAGACGTCCACCCCCAGAACCCGCCAAAATTCGATAAAATCGAAGACATGGCAATGTTCACTTTCCTCCATGAGCCTGCTGTGTTGTTTAACCTCAAAGAGCGTTATGCTGCCTGGATGATCTACACTTACTCTGGGCTCTTCTGCGTCACCGTCAATCCCTACAAATGGCTACCTGTCTATGACGCTGAGGTTGTGGCAGCTTatagagggaagaaaagaagtgAGGCTCCCCCTCATATCTTTTCCATCTCTGATAATGCCTACCAGTACATGTTGACTGACAGGGAGAACCAGTCTGTCCTCATCACTGGAGAATCAGGAGCTGGGAAGACTGTGAACACCAAGAGGGTCATCCAGTACTTTGCCAGCATTGCTGCAGTTGGTGGTGGAGGCAAAAAGGACACCAGCAAGGGTACATTGGAGGATCAAATCATCCAGGCAAACCCAGCGTTGGAAGCCTTCGGCAACGCcaaaacactgagaaatgaCAATTCATCGCGTTTTGGAAAATTCATCCGAATTCACTTTGGCACAAGTGGCAAGCTGTCATCTGCTGACATTGAGACATACCTGCTGGAGAAGTCACGCGTCACCTTTCAGCTCAAGGCTGAGAGAAATTACCACATCTTCTATCAGATCCTGTCCAACCAGAAGCCAGAACTGTTGGACATGCTGCTGATCACTAACAACCCATACGACTACTCCTACATCTCCCAAGGAGAGGTATCAGTCGCCTCCATCAATGACTCAGAGGAGCTGATAGCCACTGACAGTGCTTTTGATGTGCTCGGCTTCACTCCAGAAGAGAAGATGGGAGTCTATAAACTGACGGGCGCCATCATGCACTATGGCAACATGAAGTTCAAACAGAAGCAGCGTGAGGAACAGGCTGAGCCGGATGGGACTGAGGCTGCTGATAAATCAGCATACCTAATGGGGCTAAACTCTGCTGACCTCATCAAAGGGCTATGCCATCCCAGAGTCAAAGTAGGAAATGAATATGTCACGAAAGGCCAAAGTGTGGACCAAGTCTACTACGCCCTCGGTGCTCTGGCTAAGTCAGTGTATGAAAAGATGTTCAACTGGATGGTGGTGAGAATCAACCAATCCCTGGACACAAAACAGCATCGGCAGTACTTCATAGGGGTGCTGGACATTGCAGGATTTGAGATCTTTGATTTCAACActtttgagcagctgtgcatcAACTACACCAACGAGAAACTGCAACAGTTTTTCAATCatcacatgtttgttttggagcaagaagaatacaaaaaagaagGTATTGACTGGGAATTCATTGACTTTGGGATGGACTTACAAGCTTGTATTGACCTCATTGAGAAACCGCTGGGGATTCTGTCGATTCTGGAGGAGGAATGCATGTTTCCCAAAGCAAGTGACCAGACCTTCAAGTCCAAGCTCTATGATAATCATCTAGGCAAGAACAAGATGTTTGAAAAGCCAAGGGCTGCAAAGGGAAAAGCAGAGGCTCATTTTGCCCTGGTTCATTATGCTGGCACGGTGGACTACAATATCACCAACTGGTTGGTCAAAAACAAAGACCCCCTGAATGAAACTGTGGTTGGTCTTTACCAGAAATCATCTCTGAAGCTCCTCAGCCTGCTGTTTTCAAGCTATTCAGGCACTGACAGCAGTGATAAAGGAGGTAGCAAAGGAACCAAGAAGAAAGGCTCCTCGTTCCAGACTGTGTCTGCACTTCACAGGGAAAACCTGAACAAACTAATGACCAATCTGAAGACCACACATCCTCACTTTGTCCGCTGTCTAATTCCAAATGAGAGGAAAACTCCAGGGGTCATGGACAACTGCCTTGTGATGCACCAGCTGCGCTGTAATGGTGTCCTGGAAGGCATCAGAATCTGTAGGAAGGGCTTCCCAAACAGAGTGCTCTACGGTGACTTCAAACAACGGTACAGGATTCTAAATGCTTCTGCTATCCCTGAAGGCCAGTTCATTGACTGCAAGAAGAGTGCTGAAAAGTTGCTGGGATCACTGGACATCGATCACACTCAATATAAGTTTGGCCACACCaaagttttctttaaagctGGCCTGCTGGGGACACTGGAGGAGATGCGAGATGAGCAATTGTCTCGAATCATCACCAGAATCCAGGCTAACGCCCGGGCAATCCTCATGAGGGCACAGTTTGCTAAGCTTGTTGAACGCAGAGATGCCCTGATGGTCATCCAGTGGAACCTTCGCTCTTTCCTAGGTGTAAAGAACTGGCCCTGGATGAAGCTTTTCTTCAAAATCAAACCCTTGCTAAAGAGTGCTGAGTCTGAGAAGGAGATGGCCAACATGAAAGATGAGTTCAACAAGCTGAAAGAAACTCTGGAAAAATCAGAAACAAGACGGAAGGAACTTGAGGAGAAGATAGTGACTCTTCTCCAAGAGAAGAATGACCTGACTCTTCAAATTCAGTCTGAACAGGATACACTAACAGACGCTGAAGAACGCTGTGAACAACTTATAAAGAGCAAGATTCAACTTGAAGCCAAGCTGAAAGAGATGACAGAACGActggaagatgaagaggagctAAATGCAGATCTCACAGCTAAGAAACGGAAGCTTGAAGATGAATGCTCTGAGCTGAAGAAAGATATAGATGATCTGGAGCTGACTTTGGCCAAGGTcgaaaaagagaaacatgcgACAGAAAATAAGGTGAAAAACTTGACAGAGGAGATGGCTTCCCAGGATGAAAACATCATGAAGCTAACCAAAGAGAAGAAGGCACTGCAGGAGGCTCACCAGCAGACACTGGATGATCTTCAGAGTGAAGAGGACAAAGCCAACAGCTTGACCAAAGCCAAAGCTAAACTGGAGCAACAGGTGGATGATCTAGAGGGCTCCTTAGAGCAAGAGAAGAAAGTCAGAATGGACCTCGAGCGCTCAAAGAGGAAGCTCGAAGGAGACCTGAAACTGACCCAGGAGAGTTTGATGGACTTGGagaatgacaaacagcagctggaggaaaaaCTTAAGAAAAAGGACTTTGAGATTGTCCAGATAAATTCAAGGCTGGAAGATGAGCAGGTTGCCTCCGTTCAGCTccagaagaagctgaaagaaaaccAGGCAAGAATTGAGGAACTAGAAGAGGAGCTGGATGCTGAGCGTGCAGCCAGGGCCAAAGTTGAGAAGCAGCGTTCTGATCTTTCCCGTGAGCTGGAGGACATCAGCGAGCGCCTGGAGGAGGCTGGTGGAGCAACATCAGCACAGGTGGAGCTGAATAAGAAGAGAGATGCTGAATTTCAGAAGCTGCGTAGGGAACTGGAGGAATCTACACTCCAACATGAAGCCACTGCTGCCTCTCTGAGGAAGAAACATGCTGACAGTGTTGCCGAACTTGGCGAACAGATTGATAATCTGCAACGCGTGAAGCAGaagctggagaaagaaaagagtgagcTGAAGCTTGAGCTGGATGACTTGTCTTCTAACATGGAAAGTGTGGTGAAGGCCAAGTCAAACATGGAAAAGATGTGCCGCACAATGGAGGACAACATGAATGAGTACAAGAATAAATATGAGGAAGCTCAACGGACCATCAATGACTTGACTACCCAGAGGGCCAAGCTTCTCACTGAGAACAGTGAGTTTGGACggcagctggaggagaaggagtgTCTGATATCACAGTTGACCAGGGGGAAGAACTCATACAACCAGCAGGTAGAAGATCTACGCAGACAGCTGGAGGAAGAAGTCAAGGCAAAGAATGCCCTTGCTCATGCTGTACAATCTGCTCGTCATGACTGTGATCTGCTCCGAGAGCAGtttgaggaggagcaggaggcgaaggctgagctgcagagagcTCTGTCCAAATCCAACACAGAGATCTCAGCATGGAGGACAAAATATGAAACTGATGGAATTCAGAGAACAGAGGAACTGGAAGAAGCAAAAAAGAAGCTGGTTCAAAGACTGCAGGAAGCTGAGGAGGCCATTGAAGCTGTGAATGCAAAGTGTTCGTCCCTTGAGAAGACAAAGCACCGCCTCCAAAATGAGATTGAAGACCTGATGTTGGACCTTGAGAGATCCAATGCAGCATCAGCGGCCctggacaaaaaacaaagagcCTTTGACAAAGTCATGGCAGAGTGGAAGCAAAAGTTTGAGGAGTCACAGTGTGAGCTGGAGGCCTCACAGAAGGAGGCTCGGTCTCTGAGCACCGAACTTTTCAAGCTGAGGAATGCATACGAGGAGTGCCTGGATCAACTTGAGAcaatgaagagagagaacaagaaccTCCAAGAAGAGATCTCAGACCTCACTGACCAGTTGGGAGAGGGCGGCAGGAGTGCTCATGAACTGGAGAAGATCCGGAAGCAGCTTGAGCAAGAAAAAGCTGAGCTTCAGTCAGCACTTGAGGAGGCAGAAGGATCTCTGGAGCATGAAGAAAGCAAGATCCTCCGAGCCCAGCTGGAGTTCAACCAAGTGAAGGCCGACATGGAGCGCAAGCTGGctgagaaagatgaagaaatggAGCAGGCAAAGAGGAACTACCAACGAATGCTTGAGTCACTTCAGTCCTCTCTGGAATCTGAAACCAGGAGCCGCAATGAGTCCCTGAGAGTCAAGAAGAAGATGGAAGGTGACCTCAACGAGATGGAGATCCAGCTCAGCCAAGCTAACAGGCAAGCAGCTGATGCCCAGAAACAGCTCAAGAGCCTCCAGGCATTTCTGAAGGACTCTCAGCTACAGCTGGACGATGCACAGCATTGCAATGATGACCTAAGGGAGAACATTGCTATCCTGGAACGCCGAAACAACCTGATTCAGGCTGAGctagaggaggtgagagctgcccttgagcagacagaaagaagtcGGAAACTGGCCGAACAGGAGCTGACTGATGCTACGGAGCGCATGCAACTCCTGCACTCCCAAAACACCAGCTTGATCAACCAGAAAAAGAAGCATGAGGCAGACCTCCTGCACCTGCAGAGTGAGATTGAGGAGGCCATACAGGAGAACCGTAATGCTGAGGAGAAGGCAAAGAAGGCCATCACAGATGCAGCCATGATGGCTGAGGAGTTAAAGAAGGAGCAGGACACCAGCGCACATCTGGAGCGCATGAAGAAGAACATGGAGCAGACCATCAAAGACCTGCAGCACCGGCTGGATGAGGCTGAGCAGATTGCCATGAAGGGTGGCAAGAAACAGCTCCAGAAACTGGAGGCTCGCATCAAAGAGCTGGAAATCGAACTcgaggcagagcagaggaggggaaCGGAGTCTGTCAAGGGCGTTCGCAAGTATGAACGCCGCATCAAGGAGCTCACCTACCAGACTGAAGAAGACCGCAAGAACATGGCTCGTCTCCAGGACCTGGTCGACAAGCTGCAACTGAAGGTCAAGTCCTACAAACGTGCAGCcgaggaagcagaggaggctGCAAACTCCAACATGGCCAAACTCCGCAAGCTGCAGCATGAAatggaggaggctgaggagaggGCAGACATTGCAGAGTCGCAGGTGAACAAGCTGAGGGCAAAGACCAGGGACGGGTCCTCCAAGAAGGGCCTGGATGAGTAA
- the LOC124050706 gene encoding serine/threonine-protein kinase PAK 6-like: MFRRRKKRRRPEISAPQDFQHRVHTSFDATSGRYVGLPPQWQSVIDTLRRPRPLVDPSRITEVELRKTIVRGSFIGHGDYISHVISEMSRLSVSGSNSLRRSSPSARKRARSLGKLGELVEDESYEYEELNRRGDKEDGSSTYWQDRIRQVRSDSSSPRLNGALQRAKSICGEGTLSQVMPRTPVEPQRTGVTGSLTVQYAQSEGAGLRQRPTSCHHNLQMLETNSRPHLRPRPAANHLPDLLSSSRETPRRPHSSYDFKLTSPSSPLLLPPPNSTSSPLITGRSFPQRPLRHSSSFNIGLSPKMPSPLNQDGLSKPRPSPTGSPGHPPTRPCPTSAQPTVPDEGVKVTHEQFKAALQMVVDPGDPRTTLENFVKIGEGSTGVVCIARERHNGRQVAVKMMDLRKQQRRELLFNEVVIMRDYRHQNVVEMYRSALVEEELWVIMEYLQGGALTHIVSETRLNEEQIATVCEGVLQALSYLHSQGVIHRDIKSDSILLTLDGRIKLSDFGFCAQISEDVPKRKSLVGTPYWMAPEVISKTPYGTEVDVWSLGIMVVEMVDGEPPYFCDTPITAMKKLRDEAAPSVKNIQRVSPVLKDFLSCMLTRDTQQRSSAADLLKHPFMLQAGSPRCLVPLVEQHRKRMSLC, from the exons ATGTTCCGGCGCAGGAAGAAGAGGCGCAGGCCAGAGATCTCGGCACCGCAGGACTTCCAGCACCGCGTCCACACATCATTCGATGCCACCTCAGGACGCTATGTGGGCCTGCCACCACAGTGGCAGAGCGTCATTGACACGCTGAGGAGACCGCGCCCCCTGGTGGACCCGTCCAGGATCACTGAGGTCGAACTCAGGAAG ACGATTGTTCGTGGCAGTTTTATCGGTCATGGCGATTACATCTCTCACGTGATCTCCGAGATGAGCCGTCTGTCCGTCAGCGGCTCCAACTCTCTGCGCCGTAGCAGCCCGTCGGCACGGAAACGAGCCCGGTCGCTAGGTAAACTGGGAGAGCTGGTGGAGGACGAGTCGTATGAATATGAGGAGCTAAATCGCAGAGGTGATAAGGAGGATGGGAGCTCCACCTACTGGCAGGACAGGATCCGGCAGGTCCGCAGCGATAGCAGCAGTCCCAGACTGAATGGAGCCCTGCAGAGAGCCAAGTCCATCTGTGGGGAGGGGACTCTGTCTCAGGTCATGCCCCGAACACCTGTGGAACCTCAGAGGACAGGTGTGACGGGCTCGCTGACTGTGCAGTATGCCCAAAGCGAGGGAGCAGGACTAAGACAGAGGCCAACTTCCTGTCATCACAACCTGCAGATGTTGGAGACCAACAGCAGACCACACCTGAGACCGAGACCAGCGGCCAATCACCTGCCTGacctgctctcctcctccagagaAACTCCCAGAAGGCCTCACTCCTCTTACGACTTCAAG CTGAcgtccccctcctcccccctcctgctGCCCCCACCCAACAGCACCAGCAGTCCCCTAATCACAGGTAGAAGCTTCCCTCAGCGCCCGCTCCGACATTCCTCCAGCTTCAACATCGGACTATCTCCAAAAATGCCAAGCCCCCTGAATCAGGATGGCCTATCCAAGCCCCGCCCCTCCCCCACGGGTTCCCCAGGACATCCCCCCACCCGGCCCTGCCCCACCTCCGCCCAGCCGACGGTACCTGATGAAGGCGTGAAGGTGACTCATGAGCAGTTCAAGGCAGCATTGCAAATGGTGGTGGATCCGGGAGACCCGAGGACAACACTAGAGAACTTTGTGAAGATCGGGGAGGGGTCCACAGGTGTCGTCTGCATCGCCCGAGAGAGACACAACGGGCGACAGGTGGCAGTGAAGATGATGGACCTGAGGAAGCAACAGCGCAGAGAGCTGCTCTTCAACGAG GTGGTCATCATGAGGGACTACCGGCACCAGAATGTGGTGGAGATGTACCGCAGTgctctggtggaggaggaacTCTGGGTAATCATGGAGTACCTGCAGGGTGGCGCTCTCACCCACATCGTCAGTGAAACCag GCTGAATGAGGAGCAGATAGCGACAGTGTGTGAGGGCGTCCTGCAGGCGTTGTCTTACCTTCACTCTCAGGGAGTCATTCACCGGGACATCAAGAGCGACTCCATCCTGCTCACTCTGGACGGGagg ATAAAATTGTCAGACTTTGGTTTCTGCGCTCAGATCAGTGAAGACGTCCCTAAGAGGAAGTCTCTGGTTGGGACTCCATACTGGATGGCCCCTGAGGTGATCTCCAAAACCCCATATGGGACTGAG GTGGACGTCTGGTCTCTTGGCATCATGGTGGTGGAGATGGTGGACGGAGAGCCACCATATTTCTGTGACACGCCCATCACGGCAATGAAGAAGCTGAGAGATGAAGCAGCACCAAGTGTGAAGAACATCCAgagg GTGTCTCCAGTGTTGAAGGACTTTCTCAGCTGCATGCTGACTCGTGACACGCAGCAGCGCTCCAGCGCTGCCGACCTGCTCAAGCACCCGTTTATGCTGCAGGCCGGCTCGCCGCGCTGCCTGGTGCCGCTGGTAGAGCAACACCGCAAACGGATGTCACTTTGCTGA